One genomic window of Arachis hypogaea cultivar Tifrunner chromosome 8, arahy.Tifrunner.gnm2.J5K5, whole genome shotgun sequence includes the following:
- the LOC112705361 gene encoding uncharacterized protein, translating to MKYETFVIGSDEDIQVLFHCRWSFSEVRIPELLAKLEDGVDSSEASTLNPQSMTMGGASTSMHVVAPSGPIPYPPHVAAGIDGVPRGVPDFEVEAGPDQVENAMWEDDSDDELVDIGGDSNDDISSNTHTPYGASIGQSFQSKEEAVLSVKNYSIRRGVEYRVMESDHLKYNRRCKKFGKWCTWMIRIMLQQRKSTWKVKRYNGPHTYLATSISSDHRQLDYHVIYVTIFSLVRADASVTIKVLQEVPEATYGFRPSYRKVWMAKQKAVAQIYSDWEESYGKLSRWILGVTSTMEGTIALLKTSPRLVSIDDTHLYGRYGGTLLLAIAQDGNSNILPVAFALVEGENAESWTYFLSNLRRHVTPQLSILVISDRHIGIKAALEALDSASRGQDSRRLLVNAAYAKTVAKFDYWFDIMRTENPAMCDWANRMEYDRWTQHKDGGRRYGHMTTNISECVNFVLKGTRNLPVTSLVKSTYLRLPELFVVRGQMAEAQLRSGHQHQSEYTVAKTTPTGNFSLGTYRVSLRDRTCDCGHFQALHYPCCHAIACCVQSRLDCATYIDEVYSMSEVFKVYQMGFAPCIPEGLWLPYDTPTVIPDPIMR from the exons ATGAAGTATGAGACATTTGTGATAGGATCCGATGAAGACATTCAAGTATTGTTTCATTGTCGGTGGAGTTTTTCGGAGGTTAGAATACCCGAGCTGCTTGCAAAGTTGGAAGATGGCGTTGACAGCTCCGAGGCATCGACGCTGAATCCTCAGTCGATGACGATGGGTGGTGCCTCGACATCGATGCATGTGGTAGCACCTTCAGGTCCGATCCCTTATCCTCCACATGTTGCGGCTGGTATTGATGGTGTGCCTCGTGGTGTTCCTGATTTTGAAGTTGAGGCCGGACCGGATCAAGTTGAGAATGCAATGTGGGAAGATGATTCGGACGATGAGCTGGTCGACATTGGTGGGGACAGTAATGATGATATTTCGAGCAATACACATACACCCTATGGAGCTTCG ATTGGCCAATCTTTCCAAAGTAAAGAGGAAGCTGTGTTGAGTGTAAAGAATTATAGCATCCGACGTGGAGTTGAGTACAGGGTGATGGAGTCAGACCATCTCAAATATAATAGGAGATGCAAGAAGTTTGGAAAATGGTGCACGTGGATGATTCGTATCATGCTGCAGCAAAGGAAGAGTACCTGGAAAGTTAAGAGGTACAACGGACCGCACACGTATTTGGCCACATCAATATCGAGCGACCACAGAcagcttgattatcatgtcataTATGTGACGATCTTTTCGCTGGTCAGAGCTGATGCCTCAGTTACGATTAAGGTGTTGCAGGAAGTACCGGAGGCAACCTATGGTTTCAGGCCTAGCTATAGGAAGGTATGGATGGCAAAGCAGAAGGCAGTAGCACAAATCTACAGCGACTGGGAAGAGTCTTATGGTAAGTTGTCCCGTTGGATCCTTGGGGTGACATCCACCATGGAGGGTACGATTGCTTTGTTGAAGACCTCTCCG CGGCTAGTCAGCATCGACGATACGCACTTATATGGCAGGTATGGAGGGACTTTGTTGTTGGCTATTGCTCAAGATGGAAACTCGAACATCTTGCCCGTTGCGTTTGCACTTGTAGAAGGAGAAAATGCAGAGTCTTGGACATACTTTCTATCCAACCTAAGAAGACATGTGACTCCACAACTGAGTATTCTGGTGATATCTGACAGGCACATTGGCATCAAGGCTGCACTAGAAGCACTTGATAGTG CTTCAAGGGGGCAAGATTCAAGGAGGTTGCTGGTAAATGCTGCTTATGCAAAGACAGTAGCTAAGTTTGACTATTGGTTTGATATAATGAGGACAGAGAATCCAGCTATGTGTGATTGGGCAAATAGGATGGAGTATGACAGGTGGACACAGCACAAGGATGGTGGCAGACGATATGGTCACATGACGACCAACATATCTGAGTGTGTCAACTTTGTTTTGAAGGGAACCAGGAATCTACCAGTGACATCGTTGGTGAAGTCGACATATCTACGACTTCCAGAGTTGTTTGTTGTTAGGGGTCAGATGGCAGAGGCACAACTAAGATCTGGGCACCA GCATCAATCTGAGTATACCGTGGCAAAGACTACTCCTACAGGTAACTTCTCGTTGGGTACCTATCGAGTTTCTCTTAGAGATCGCACCTGTGACTGTGGCCACTTTCAGGCCCTGCACTACCCTTGTTGCCATGCAATCGCATGTTGTGTTCAGTCGCGGCTAGATTGCGCCACGTATATTGATGAAGTTTACAGCATGTCTGAGGTATTCAAGGTGTATCAGATGGGCTTTGCACCTTGTATTCCAGAGGGTCTTTGGCTGCCATATGACACACCAACTGTCATCCCTGACCCTATCATGCGATGA